Proteins encoded together in one Balaenoptera musculus isolate JJ_BM4_2016_0621 chromosome 6, mBalMus1.pri.v3, whole genome shotgun sequence window:
- the LOC118896916 gene encoding 1,2-dihydroxy-3-keto-5-methylthiopentene dioxygenase-like translates to MVRFRGAAQPRGLGPGGSAPGPATVQAWYTDDSADNPPWLHHKLPNYEEKIKVIYKEHLHLDDKIRFIWDGSGYSDVRDKEDRWIRIFMEKGDVIILPAGIYHHFTLDEKKYEKAMRLFVGDPVWTAYNQPADNFEARRQNLEFLAQTAQRSPGASCTPAPLVKVPGSVVSGPVSAGASKL, encoded by the exons ATGGTCCGATTCCGAGGTGCAGCTCAGCCCCGTG GTCTGGGGCCAGGCGGCAGTGCCCCCGGCCCGGCCACGGTGCAGGCCTGGTACACGGACGACTCGGCTGACAACCCGCCATGGCTCCACCACAAACTACCAAATTACGAAGAAAAGATTAAGGTGATTTACAAGGAGCATTTACACCTGGATGACAAGATTCGCTTCATCTGGGACGGCAGTGGGTACTCTGACGTGAGAGATAAAGAGGACAGGTGGATCCGGATCTTCATGGAAAAGGGAGACGTGATCATTCTCCCTGCCGGGATTTACCACCATTTCACACTGGACGAGAAGAAATACGAGAAAGCCATGCGGCTGTTTGTGGGAGACCCAGTGTGGACGGCATACAACCAGCCGGCTGACAACTTCGAGGCCCGGAGGCAGAACCTGGAATTTCTGGCGCAGACAGCCCAGCGGAGCCCTGGGGCCTCATGCACCCCGGCCCCCCTTGTGAAGGTTCCAG GATCAGTGGTCAGTGGCCCTGTGTCAGCTGGTGCCTCCAAGCTCTGA